CTGCGCGGCGCGGCCGCGCCGTCGCGTCATCCGCCTCGCCGGGGCTCGCGGGTGGCCAGCAGTCGGTGAAGGCTCACGTCGAGCTGGCTGCGCACGAGGCCCACGCACGACTCGACCGAGGCGCTCGGGTCGCGCCGGTGCAGCGCCGCGCGCAGCGCGTCGACCAGGTCGGCGCGGGCGCGGACCAGCCGCCGCGCCGCCGTCGCGCGATGGCACCCGAGCCGCTCGGCGATCGTGTCGATCGACAGCCCGTCGACGACGTGCCACCGCAGCAGCCGCCGCCGGTCGCCGTCCAGCTCGGCGACCGCGTCGGCGAACGCCGCGCGCACGACGCCCGCGAGTTCGCGCCGAAAAAACGACAGCTCCGCGTCGGCGCGGTCGCCGGCGACGTGCGGCTCGTCGTCGCCGGCCGGCACCTCCACCTGGCGGGGGCGCGCCGCGCGCGCCGCGTCGATGCACAGCCGCGTCGTCGTGACCCGCACCCAGTTTTGCAAAAATCCGCTGCCGTCGTAGGACGCGATGCGCGGCGGCCGCGCGGGTCCGGCGCCGACCAGTAGCCGCTCGCGTACCGCCTGGCCGAGGTCGTCGCGGTCCGCGGCCGAGCGCGCAAACCGCGCCACCACGCGATCGATGTCCCGCCCGAACACGCGCTCGAACGCGTCGACCGCTCCCGCAACGCCGCGCGCGCACGCGACGGCCAGGTACAGGTCGGCGGCGCGCAGGCGGGCCAGCGCCGCGCGCGGGTCGGCGGCCACACCGATGCGCTCCGCGATCGCCGCGACGAACGCCTCCGGTGCCAGCTCGAAGGAGCCCGCCCATGCGGCGGCGGCCACCTCGTGCGCGACGGCGAGCTGGTCGGCGAGCGCGTCCCACGACGCGAGCGCCGCCTGGCCGTCCGGCGCGACCGCCGACAACAGCGTCGTCGACAGCGACGTGGCGGCATTCGCCATACGCCAATTCGTAGCCCGGATGGCGCACCGGCGCCAGCGTCCGCGCCGCCGGCTACAGTAGGTGGGTCGCCAACTCGGCCAGCGCCGACCGCTCCCCCTTGGTGAGGGTGACGTGGCCGGACAACTTCTCGCCCTTGAACCGCTCGACGACGGTGGTGAGGCCGTTGTTGGTCGAATCGATGTACGGGTTGTCGATCTGGTAGGGGTCGCCGGTGAGCACCACCTTGGCGCCGTCACCGGCGCGCGTGATGATCGACTTGACCTCGTGCGGCGTGAGGTTCTGCGCCTCGTCGATGATCATGTAGACGTTTGGCAGCGAGCGCCCCCGGATGTACGTGAGCGGCTCGATCTCGATGAAGCCGAGGTCGACAAGTTCGGCGTAGCTGCGGCCCTGGCGCTTTTCCGTCCGGCCGAGGCCCATCAGCAGCTCGATGTTGTCGAAGATCGGCTGCATCCACGGGTTGAGCTTCTCCTCGATGTCGCCGGGCAGGTAGCCGATGTCGCGGCCCAACGGAAAGATCGGCCGGGACACGAGCAGCTTCTGGTACCCGCCCTCCTCCACCGCCCGCTGCAGCCCCGCCGCCAGCGCCAGCAACGTCTTGCCGGTGCCGGCTTTGCCGACCAGCGTCACGAGCTGGATGTCGTCGTTCAGCAGCAGGTCGAGGCAGTAGTGCTGCTCCTTGTTGCGCGGCCGGATCCCCCACACGCCCTCGCGCAGCTTGCGGATCGGCACGATGTCGATGCCGTCGAACCGGCACAGGGCCGAGTGGCCCGGGTTGTCCGCGTCGCGCAACAGCACGTACTGGTTCGGCACCAGGTCGTGGTCCACCTGGTCGCCGGACAGCTTGCCGTCGGCGTAGAACGCGTCGATCAGGGCGCCGTCGACGTCGAGTTCGGCCGTGCCGGAGTACAGCTCGCTGATCGAGATGCGCTGCGCGTCGTAATCGACGGTGTGCAGGCCGAGCGCATCGCCGCGGATGCGCATGTTGACGTCCTTGGTGACGAGGATCGTCTTGATCGACGGGTCCTCGTCGCGGACCTCGAGGGCGACGGCCAGGATGTTGTTGTCGGCGCGCGCCGAGCCCTGCAGCGGTTCGGGCAGCTCGCCGTGGCGGAACGCGACGCGAATCGTGCCGCCGTTGGGCAGCGCGACCGGATGCGACAGCCCCCCGTTGGCCCGGTGCGCGTCGAGCTGGCGGGCGACCTCGCGCGCGTTGCGGCCGAGCTCTGACTGGTCCTTCTTGAAGTTGTCGATCTCCTCGAGGACGTAGATGGGGATGATGACGTGGTTGTCCTCGAACCGGTACATCGCGGCCGGGTCGTGCAACAACACGTTGGTGTCCAGAACGTAGTTTTTCGTCGCCATGGTGAATTGGGTCGGCTCCGGCGACCATCGCGCGCCCGTCTGACATTGACGCGCGGGCGGGCGTCGACGCGCGAGCGGCCGGAGCGGACGCAGGCCCCCGGCTCAGCCGGCGCGACGCTGGCGGGCAGCGACGAATTCGCGGTAGGTCACCACCCGGTTGCGGCCGCTCTCCTTGGCCCGGTACAGCGCCATGTCGGCGCGCTCGATCAGGTCCTCGCGCCGGTCGGCGTCGTCCGGAAACATCGCGACGCCAAACGACATCGTGACCTGAAGCGGCCCCTTTTCGGTATCGACGACCTGCGCGGCGACGTCCTGGCGGATGCGGTCGGCGAGCCCGACCGCCCCCGCCTCGTCCACCGCCTCGAGCAGGACGACGAACTCCTCGCCGCCGTAGCGCGCGACCACGTCGATCTTGCGCACCGCGGCCCCGAGCACCTGGGCGACGCGGCGCAGGACTTCGTCGCCGACCGGGTGGCCGTACGTGTCGTTGACCTTCTTGAAGTGGTCGACGTCGGTGAGCAGCAAGCCGACCTTGTGACCGTGACGGGCGGCGCGCTCGATCATGTCGGCCGCGCGCTCCTGGAACGTCCGGTGGTTCATCAGGCCGGTGAGCCCGTCGGTCGTCGCCATCGTCTCCATCTTGCGGTACATGCCGGCGTTCTGCAGCGACACGGCGACCTGGTTGGCGATGATGCCGAGCATGTCGCGCACGTCCTTGCCGAACCGGCCGCGCTCGGCCGACGCGAGCGTGAACGTGCCGATCGCCTCGTCCGCGCACAGAAGCGGCAGCACCAGCAACGACTCGACTCCCTTGAGCTTGATCTTCTTCGTGAAGATCGGCGTCGTCGCGTCGCGCGGCGCGCCGCTGGCCGGCAGGTAGTGCTTGTTCTTGACGACCATCGACGCCAACCCCGCGTTGTCGCGGAACTCGAGCCCCGCGATGCCGACGGTGCCGATTCCGCTGCCGGGTTTGACCCGCACGTCGGCGATTCGGTGGCGGCGGCGCTCGCGATCGTACAGCGCGATCGCCATCAGATCGGCGTCGACGATCGCCGCGGCCGCGTCGAACGCCGTGTCCATGACCTGCTCGGGGGTGAGCGCGCGGCACAGCATGTCCGACGCGCGGAAGAACTGCTCGAGCTCGTACTTGCTGCGCTCGACCGCGATGAACACCTGTTCGGATTCGATGGCGCGGACGAGTTGCTCCGTCGCCCCGTGCAACAGCTCGCACGCCGCGT
The sequence above is a segment of the Deltaproteobacteria bacterium genome. Coding sequences within it:
- a CDS encoding sigma-70 family RNA polymerase sigma factor; this encodes MANAATSLSTTLLSAVAPDGQAALASWDALADQLAVAHEVAAAAWAGSFELAPEAFVAAIAERIGVAADPRAALARLRAADLYLAVACARGVAGAVDAFERVFGRDIDRVVARFARSAADRDDLGQAVRERLLVGAGPARPPRIASYDGSGFLQNWVRVTTTRLCIDAARAARPRQVEVPAGDDEPHVAGDRADAELSFFRRELAGVVRAAFADAVAELDGDRRRLLRWHVVDGLSIDTIAERLGCHRATAARRLVRARADLVDALRAALHRRDPSASVESCVGLVRSQLDVSLHRLLATREPRRGG
- a CDS encoding PhoH family protein; its protein translation is MATKNYVLDTNVLLHDPAAMYRFEDNHVIIPIYVLEEIDNFKKDQSELGRNAREVARQLDAHRANGGLSHPVALPNGGTIRVAFRHGELPEPLQGSARADNNILAVALEVRDEDPSIKTILVTKDVNMRIRGDALGLHTVDYDAQRISISELYSGTAELDVDGALIDAFYADGKLSGDQVDHDLVPNQYVLLRDADNPGHSALCRFDGIDIVPIRKLREGVWGIRPRNKEQHYCLDLLLNDDIQLVTLVGKAGTGKTLLALAAGLQRAVEEGGYQKLLVSRPIFPLGRDIGYLPGDIEEKLNPWMQPIFDNIELLMGLGRTEKRQGRSYAELVDLGFIEIEPLTYIRGRSLPNVYMIIDEAQNLTPHEVKSIITRAGDGAKVVLTGDPYQIDNPYIDSTNNGLTTVVERFKGEKLSGHVTLTKGERSALAELATHLL
- a CDS encoding diguanylate cyclase; this translates as MKRRTLKRALRVGGGAVVSLAACAAVAAGGLDGGARDEPPAAAVMLAASIVALLIASVSARLRFVEPSARAQRVSRLLRAAPALIDVQLGLALAAGNYAVIAATGGAQSPAYPLLYGVIAFSVSFQAAPAAWATVVGAIALEAAAYARGPGGAGAAAAAALHVGFIGASAAAHALFVRGLLRRQRAVRAERLAAEVRALREEARDYRLIAAALGPDSRAPRSRTDQERKLADGAVEALRSSVFYTLGLVQRALGARTTALLWLDATGEQFKIKELVSESDAVTERRVVPVRGPLRAVVRDRTAIALPAVKSSQLPYYELPERPAAFVAVPVMDGPHLRGVLCADRPEPFDDAACELLHGATEQLVRAIESEQVFIAVERSKYELEQFFRASDMLCRALTPEQVMDTAFDAAAAIVDADLMAIALYDRERRRHRIADVRVKPGSGIGTVGIAGLEFRDNAGLASMVVKNKHYLPASGAPRDATTPIFTKKIKLKGVESLLVLPLLCADEAIGTFTLASAERGRFGKDVRDMLGIIANQVAVSLQNAGMYRKMETMATTDGLTGLMNHRTFQERAADMIERAARHGHKVGLLLTDVDHFKKVNDTYGHPVGDEVLRRVAQVLGAAVRKIDVVARYGGEEFVVLLEAVDEAGAVGLADRIRQDVAAQVVDTEKGPLQVTMSFGVAMFPDDADRREDLIERADMALYRAKESGRNRVVTYREFVAARQRRAG